AGCAAATCCCTGCCTGGCATCAGTGCGCCTCATCAACGTCCGCATTCACCGATTCTCGAGCACGAACGGCACCACCGCCTCGGTCTCTTCGAATTCGATCGCCAGCTTCCAGCGTCCGGGCTGGACACCATCGCGGATCGGAAAATAGAGCATGCCCGCGCAGAGGTCGTTCTTGCTCACGTTGAGCGACGTTCTCGCCGACCTGCCGGAGCCGGGTAGCGGGAAGAAGTCGATCCGGCAACCGCGCCGGCCGCCGCGGGTGAAGCTGAGCGGATCGCTGGCCAGCGAAGCGCGCCGAGCGATCGGCGCAAGGTCCTTGTAGGCGGCGTTGAATTCGCGGTAGCTCGGCATCGGAATCGTGCGGCCGTCCGGAGAGCGGACCGAGATCAACGCGCGCTTGACCTCGGTGCTGCCGCCCGTCATTCCGCTCATCGCCGCGTTGAGAATCAGCCATTCTTCGCCCAGGTTGGCGGCAGCGAACTTGGTCTCGAGAACCACTTCGATGACGGAATCCCGGTAGCGGACGATGTTTTCTCCAGGCATGTCAATGACCGGTTCGGTGATTGGATTCGGCATCGCCGGCGTCGTCGTTCCGCAGCCCGCAGCGATTGCGCCGAGCATGCCCAGAACGAATAACCTGCCAAGGGGAAGGCGCATGACTCTCTCCTTTTCCGTAGAACAGGATAGCGCAGCTCGCGGTCCACCCGCGGCCGTCCCGCCCGCGAGGTCTGCCCTGCGTAAGGACTACGATCTTCGCGCGCGTTGGTTTGGGTGGAAGACATCGAAACCGGCTGTGGGCGACCAGCAACGCGTGACTGTCGCACGTTTGGCGAAGCGACCATCCGCCGGGCGTTGGCGTGGATTTCTGAGGCGGCGGGTATGAACCCTTCGGCTACCCTGTAACGACTTCCAGGGAAACGTCCAGCCATGGCGCGGAATGGGTGAGTGCGCCGACCGAGAGGAGATCGACGCCGGTCGAGGCGACAGCGGCAGCGGAGTCGAGATCGATCCCGCCAGACGCTTCAGTCACACAACGGCCATCCACCAACCCCACCGCAGCGCGAAGCGTTTCGAGGTCCATGTTGTCCAGGAGGACGGCGTCGACGCCCACCTCGAGGCCCTCTTCAAGTTGCTCGATGGTGTCGACCTCGAGCTCGACTGCCACCATATGACCTACCGATTCCCGAACCCTCGCGATCGCCTCGCGCACGCTGACCGCCACCGCCAGGTGGTTGTCCTTGATCAGCACCGCGTCGTCGAGTC
The DNA window shown above is from Acidobacteriota bacterium and carries:
- the nadC gene encoding carboxylating nicotinate-nucleotide diphosphorylase gives rise to the protein TALNLLGHLSGIATLTRDYVEAVAGTGARVVCTRKTTPGLRALEKHAVRCGGGSNHRFGLDDAVLIKDNHLAVAVSVREAIARVRESVGHMVAVELEVDTIEQLEEGLEVGVDAVLLDNMDLETLRAAVGLVDGRCVTEASGGIDLDSAAAVASTGVDLLSVGALTHSAPWLDVSLEVVTG